The DNA sequence TCTTGTATGGGATGTTTTGTGTGGTCTCTGCCTTGATTGTCGATCTGTTTGCATATTATTGACATTTTGGGCCTTTTCTTTGGTTATGGAATTAGGGGTCAAACTATGAAGAATTTGTAAAAGCAGCAACAGCTGACAATGCAATTCAATTCGTAGAAGTAACCGACATCGGTGTTGCCAATGTTCTCTTTCCGAATGTAAAACCAGCTAATCTTTTCCTTGGAATTGTGAAATCTGAGGCTGAAAGATACACTGCGTATGGTGAGTTGGCAAATAGGTACCTTTATTTGTTACCGACTCTTTTCACAGAATTTTGCACTGTGTCTAGCTTAACtttgttgttattgttgttgttcctcACCTACACATAAAATAGGTGAGGAAAGTTGACTTTTCCTTGCATATATCTGTATTCAACTGGAGTTTATATTATGTGAAAACATGTAACGAGGCTGAACTGGGTATTGCTAACTTGCATAGTTGACTGTTTCCTTTTTCACATTTCCTGAAATTATGCCAGTGAGTCAAAATTCGATgatgtaattgttaatttgtttggtttGCAGAAGGGACATTTGAGATGGAGCAAATATTGAAGTTCTTGGACTATAACAAGTTTCCATTAGTTAACAAACTGACTGAATCAAATTCTGCCACAGTTTACTCCAGCCCTCTTAAACTTCAGGTTTCTGATACTTATGATATACTTACCTCTTTCAACATTTTATTACTTACATATGTAGATACATAAATATGTGtatgtttaatttagttttCTTTACCGTGTACCTTGTCACAAATAGAAATTTGAAGTTTGGGAAATagtattgaaaaagaaaagatagatcatatataaatcatttttttagaagaaacagctttttattaaaaaagcaAAAATCGAGATACAGGGAGGCGGACAAGGAGTCCGCTTTAATGATCTAAAGAGGGCAGCTAGGGCTATAGGCCTAGCATCTCGTCTAATAATACTAATCAAGGCTTTGGGGCTTATGCTACAGCTGCTTGCCAGTTAAGTATAATGGAAGAAAGATTATAATCCTTGAATTCCTTAGAAATAGAAACCCATAAGGATGCCCAGAACTTGACTCTCTTACACAGGTCTTCCTTCTCCACCCCTCCATAGTTTtcaaataatcttttatttctttccatccaGACCACCCAAACTACAGCTAGCACCCCACAACCCCAAAGGGTTCTGGCCTTTTTACCTTTACCAAACGCTATGGGGTTTTCTCTTAGCAAGTCATTTCTCTCTAATGGAGTTGTCCAGTCCACTCTTGGCTCCCTAAATAATTTTTTCCATAAGAAATTAACCACTTCACAATGCACGAAGACATGATCAGCACTTTCCCCTTGAGATTTGCATAAAATGCACCAGTGAGGAGAAAAACAACTTCCCGGTCTTCTCCTTTGAAGAACATCACATGTATTCGTCTTCCCCAGTACCACAAGCCATCCCAAAATCTTCACCTTAGTAGGGACCTTGACCTTCCAAATAAACTTTGCAGGAGCAAAAATTGGATCTGATCCACCACTAATTAAGAAGCTATGGAAAGATTTGCAAGAGAATTTCCCATTAGGCTCAAGCTTCCACCTCCTTTCATCTGGTTTGGACTCCACTAATCAGACATATTCTAGCTTAACCATCAGCGAGGCAAACTCCTCAATCTCTTGATCATTTAAGCTTCTTCTGAACCCAAAGTCCCAGCTCATCGGAAAATTGAGAGGGATAGGTAACCTTTCCACTGAATAGTTGGTGTGTCTTGATAGTCTGAACAACCTTGGAAAGTAGAATTTTAAGGGTTGATCCTCTAGCCAAGAGTCTTCCCAGAACCTCACTCTTTTGCCATTGCCCACAATTAGTTTATGACAGAGATAATATTGGCTTATTCCTGCTGAAATATCCTTCCAAGGACTTCTACTTGATCCACCCAAACTTGGCTTTGTGTCCCACCCATTCACATCATATCCATATTTGCTCCTTATTACAGCATGCCATAAGGACTCTCTCTCCAAAGGAAATCTCCAAAGCCATTTCCCTAGGAAAGACTTATTTTTTGCTAGTAGATTCCCGATTCCCAGCCCTCCTCTTTGTTTGCTTTTCAACACTATCTCCCAACGAACTAGATGGTTCTTCTTACCCTCTCCGACTCCatcccagaaaaaaaaatttcagaagagATTCTAATCTCTTTGCCACTCCCACTGGAATTTGGAATAGAGATAAATAGTATGTTGGGAGGCTGCTTAGAACTGCTTGAATCAATGTCATCATATATAAATCTGACTCAGAATATAACTTAAATAAACTGAAACCAGACCTTcttgaaattaattattttagaaACAATAATCCATAATTAAGTTTAGGATTTTCTAACAATTTGTGCATCTTTTAATATTAGGGACATATTTCTCTCCATTCACTCTTTCAGTAATTCAAGATGCTTAAAATGACAATATGCAGATTATATATCAAACAACTATATTTGGGCTTAGATTAACTGTTGAGAATTGTACTTTTTGTGAAGCCAATATAAGTGGAAGTGGGAAAACACTTAAAGGTTATTGATCTAGCGACTCATTTTCATTGTTGCCTAGGTCATTGTCTTTGCAGAAGAAGATGAATTCAAGAAGCTTCTGGAGCCTCTTCAGGATATTGCTCGACAATTCAAGTCAGAGGTACATAAATGGACTAAATTTGAAACTGTTGAATGAATTGGGTAGATCGACTGATGACGTTATCACTTTCTTGATCCAGataatgtttatatatatagacatcaCAGATGAAAACCTTGCCAAGCCTTATTTAACGTTATTTGGGCTTGAAGAAGCAGAGAGCACTGTGGTTAGTTTTCAACTTGTGAATGACATGCATGTTGGCTATGAAGTTTTGCTCTGTGCAAAATAATATTTACCAAGGCTATAACTTatcttgttttgtttgttttctgcaCAGGTGGCTGCTTTTGATGTCCGAGTCAACTCTAAATATCTATTAGAGTCAAATCCAACACCAAGCAATATAGAGGTAACAGTTTCTTCATGTACCATATTTTCCTTATGAAAAATAAGTACGTTGGTACCTAAAACTTCTGGTGTGGCTTTTGTAGGAGTTCTGCTCAGGGCTTCTGCATGGCACTTTGTCTCCATACTTCAAATCACAAGCAATACCTAATAACGTGAGTAGTTTTTTTCCCTTAAAAGCTTTTGGATCAAAGATGATAAACTAGTCTTGGAAAGCTTCCAAATTTCTTTTATGCTTTTGACAATAGTTATATAGTTTGCTTCTTTGTGTGTTACATTATCTTTCACCTGAATAAGTTTATTTTATGGCAGAATCAATGAAACAATGAATAATCTCAATGCTAATTTCATAATCTGATAGATCTATCACATGCAAATTGTTGGTTTAAGTCGCTCAAAAGCTGTGAATCGTCAACTCTTTCTTAGACAGTTTATGAAAAACATCCTGTATCTAAATTTTATACTACTCTGTACTGCTGTGAATTTGCAGGCCAATGAAACCGTCCATGTCGCTGTTGGAAAGACATTTGATGACTTGGTTTTGAATAACCACAAGAATGTTCTACTAGAGGTATGTACATTATTCTCCTGCTAATGTTCTACTATTATCATCTAAGCTGAAGTACCGTATGTCTGAAAACAAAAGATGACCAACTTGAAACAAAGTATAGAGTTGTTCAAAATAACATACATTTTTGGAATATGCTTTACATCTTCATCACTCAAGCCCTTCCCGCTTATTTtcctaaagaaaaagaaagagaaaaaaaagagtggAAGAAACGACCTTAATTGTCTAAAGAATTCCTATATTATCTATAGAGACAGATTATATTGCCTATTCACATATAATTCTCATCACTGTTGTGAAACAGGTGTTCACACCATGGTGCGTCACATGTGAGACCACTAGCAAGCGCGTCGAGAAGTTGGCTAAGCATTTCAAAAATTTGGATAGCTTATTCTTCGCAAAGATAGATGCTTCTGCAAATGAACATCCAAAACTGAAAGTATGTGTTATTTTTGGCAtcatgtttttgtttataacatTTAATTGAAAACCTAGCATTTCATGGAATCTAGGAGATTAGATGTCGGATAAGCATTAAAGAGATATGGATGTGAACTTATTACAACTTTGTGGTCGTAGCTGTGAGGACTATCTCTGAGCAAACCTTGTTTCAGTAATTTAGATTGTCTACTCTTGCTGTGCTACTGTTAGAGGTCTGCTCATCTTTTTTCCTTAATAGCTTTGTGATTGGTGCAATCCAATCATTGCTGTTAGTTCTTATTTGGATCCTTTAGAATAGTACAAGGCATTCTGTTAGTCCTTGTTTGGGTGCCTTAGAAATAGTACAAGCCATCAAGTTAGTCCTTATTTCTTATGAATTCAATAATTCCTGACATGTTATTGATGAAAATCAAATGACAATGAACTTTATAGATGATATGATGCTAGTGTGTGTTTTGATTGTTCGCAATTGCAGGTAGATGACTATCCAACACTCTTATTTTATGCAGCCAATAATAAAGAGAACCCGGTAATCAGTCACAACATATTCCATTTTTGCTGTTACTTACTCTTCAAACCATAAAAGACCATTTTATATATGAAATTCTTTTAAAATTTGCAGATCAAGCTTTCTACGAAAACCAGCTTGAAGGACCTGGCCACATCAATCAACAAACATGTGAAAGCCAAAGATGAAGTTGCTAAAGATGAACTATAGATACATATACAAATTGGTCTACAAAAACTATGATATAGGATATGATACTGATTACTTGGTGATTTGTAACCGGAATTTTGAAAGAACAATAGGCCGAAGGAATTGGTTAAGGTCTCACTTTTGTCCCAAGAACGTTGAATCTGCAGTCTTGTTGGCCCCTTTTCCTCATAAAATTAGGCGCATATTTCTCGAATATTATGACATTGTTATCGCAATAGCTGGATTAAGTTGACAAGGATTTTACACCTAAAAACCCACACAACCTAACAAGAAGGATGCTGCACGTCCTTTGTTCCCCGTGGGTTTGAATGATGAAATTGATGTTTGGCGAACTGAAAACTCTGTTATGAAGGAGATTGCTATACGGCTATACCTATTTTCAAAAACTGTTTACTGCTCAACCTAGATCTACGTCTATGATCTTCATCTAAGTTTCTCTCAAAATTTGCAGCAAGACCTCCTTAGCTGTCTAACTGCTGCTTTCTCCAGTCTCCTTATTGGAAGTGGAGAATGCTTTACTGGAAGGTTCTATCATCAATTTGGTGAAATATCTAAAGTATGTATGCGAGATGGTTGCTGATTATTTTcatgggtttttgtccatttacaccatttttagagatttttttcccacttaccccactaagtttttttaattccctcttacccacaacactctaaggagatcttccctaataccccattaagattttttttttgtttttattattttttaataccattttaccctcacctttgttacttagagagagagagagagaatggaagagagagaaaccataggggacttcgccggagtccgattACCGGCagccggatttcggtcaccggccgccggattccggccaacttcgccggattccggtgagaggtcgccggaatccggtcaccggccgccggattccgatcaccggctaccacccaccggaaagtttttttgcccccaatagacgtctattgccccctaatagacgtctattgccccccaatagacgactatcagccatgtattgccccccaatagacgtctattgccccccaataaaggggcaatagacgactatcaaccatgtattgcctcccaatagacgtctattaaccatgtattaccctcccaatagacgactatcagtcatgtattaccccccaatagacatctattgccccccaatagacatctattgccccccaatagaacttccAATCTCCGGAAATTGGAACTAATCTTcataaaattagataaataaaactttgattaagcaaAAAATAagtagattacatcaattcaaatgtccattgctccccaatagacgtatattgccccccaatagatgtctattagagagcaatagaatattatttttcctgttttctttcctttcgggCCTTATGTTGCAAAACAGAAGTAGCACCATTTTGatttgccccccaatacaacttttttcctttttttttcctttccttctcggATTTCTTCCCACAatttacaacaacaaaaaatgatttgggcacccagaaaatgctctgggcacccaagacCAAAGCACCCTCAGGCGATAAACCTGCCGGCGTCGGATTTGGTGGGCTACTGCTCAATGAGAACATCGTCGGCGACTCTGACGGAGTTTCAGACGAAGGAGTGCTCGAGGAAGATGGGGTTTGCCGCAATCTCGGGAGTCTCTGCAATTGGCGGAGTCCCAGATGGGCTTGACTTCGGAGCGCCGACGATCAtcagagaggaagaagacgacCAAAAACGAGACCCCAAACCTCACCAAGCACCAAACCAACCCACCtttcaaaaaaatcaaaacccagttCGTCGTCTCCGACTCCGACTCCGCCACCATTAAAATCACCCCAAGATGTTCAAAGCTCGTTCACTTTCTGGTTCTACTTCACAATCATAGTCTCCATCATAATCTGTTCATAATCACAGTCAGTTCATTGTCTCCGACTCCGACTCTGACTACGCCACCATCAACATCACCCCAAGATGTTCAAAGCTCGTTCACTTTCTGGTTCTACTTCACAATCATAGTCTCCATCATAATCTGTTCACAATCACAGTCTTCATTTTATATAGCCAGGACAAGCTCGATCTCGGAGGAGACGGAGATCGATCTTGGTGAAGACAGAGATCAATCTCGGCGAAGAAGGAGATTACTCTTCTAATCTTAATCGGAATCGCAGGCttatggaggagagagagagagagagagagagcagattgTCGGAGGTCGCATCTGGAGGAGGCCGCCGGTGGCCGCGGCGGTGATGATGGAGTTCCACGGGTCGGCGCTttctggaagagagagaagatcgCTGCTGCAGATGGAGGAGAGAGACAGAGTGGGAATGttggtaattttttaattttttgagggcaaaatagtcatttgctGTTAGATTGTGtatgtgggaataaaaatctgttgctggggtaagtgggataattattgcttattttggtgcttttggtcaagtACCCTATTTTCATTGTTCTTGAAGTTCAGTTCTCCATGTCACCATCCTTCCTTAGTCTCGTAAGAGGGGGAAGACAAAAAATTGTTCATAGGACCAAAGAAGAGCACTATGATGACTTGATGCAGTGGTGAGCATGACAAGGATACGAGTAGTGAGCTGTTAAAGAAAGGGAAGTCTATGGAATGAAAATTTGAAGGAAGACGAGATAAAAACATGATTTTATTAGTGTATTAACACGACTTTTCAAGTTCAATTTTAGTTTATAAAAACTTTAAATCATTACATAATATTACAATCACCTTGAAGCATGTAACAAGACCTTCAGATTGATATAATGATTGGTCACAACTACTGACTTAAGTAGATGATATGAGCTGTTAAAATAGGTTAGTTATATAAACATTTACCAACCATTTTTAGGAAAAATCTCTCTTAGTCCCACATCGTGAAGTAATGCCAGCACAAGACGTTTTTATAAAAGTAGCTCGCAAATTAGCTTGTCCCTTTGGGGACATCTGATAAAATTGGAACGATACAGAGAAGATTAGCATGGCCCCTGCGCAAGGATGACACGCATAAATCGAGCAAtggtccaattttttttttttttttgattctcTGCTATTCTGCAGGTTTTATTGCTGCGTTTTTCTATTCTCTGCTATTCCGCAGGTTCATTATTTCTGCTTGCTCGAATTGTTCAATGTTGAGTTTTATCTAAGGAATTTAAAACACCAGTTTCATAATTCGTTTATTAATTGCCTCGAAACTTCCCCTTAGAGACTGATGAAATGAATATTTTTTGACAATTCTACATATTGCTCATCATATATCTGCTTTCCACCATGACTTCGACTGTAAAATAGGAGCTAAAATGAGTAATGCAATAGGTAGAGAGTATCTATGATTCTATGACATCTGTCTAATGCAATAGGTAGAGAGTATCTATGATTCATAACTCTCTACCTATTGCATTACTCTCTACCTAATGCAATAGGTAGAAAATCATAAATGTTGTTGGTTCAGTTTACTCCAACAACATTGTCAAGTTAATCGGCCATTCTGTAGAGCAAACGATTCAATCTATGTTCACTCATGACTGTTAGAATAGTATAGAGAAGATGTGCTGATCCTGTCGATATCTAAAAGAAAATGagtatttaaaatatttttcaatGTAGTAATGATTACTGTTAGAAAGGGAAAGTCTCTGTTGAATTTAGATCAGCTTTCTCGTCTTCTGACATGCTCACTACTAGGCTCCAACTGAGTCATAACTAGGAAATTAATGTTGGATCACTGGAAGTTGATTATATATGTTACAGACCTTTCACCACACCCACCTTTGATTATAGTTCTAACATGTACATAAATTTTTTCATGTTCCTGAAGTTTTATCCAATTCAATCAATTTCATCTTATCTATAAATTTATCGAGGGTGCATATATATCTCACTGACTGAAGTAAGTTTGCCATTGAAGCATTAAACCTTTTCTCTCTTGAGAAAGATGTTGGGCACCTTGATCCATGGTTTCATAAACAAGTTGCTCAATAAATGCATAGCTTCACATCAAACTTATATTTCAGCAGGGGAGTTGTGAGCCAATGAACATTAGCATTGTGTAGTTATTACTTGGAGCACGTTGACTGGGACTTCTGTTGAGTTTGTTGGAGAAGATCGAACTGAATTTATTGATATTACAGTCATTAGGTGACACATTGCTTCTGGAGCATGATTTATTGAAAGGATAACTGAATTAATGGGGATGATTTCAGTGCTGATACCACAAGGGCAGGGCCAATATCCCACACATGACTTGCAAGTTATCAGACTCTTTATTTTGCTATGGGAGTAAGTTAAGTCAGTATCATCCTGTCAGGTTTGTTGCTCAAGGAGCAAATAGGGATTTTTTTCGACTGGGGAAACCAGAGTTAATCGATTGGTGATGAATTACTCAGAAAGGTCTTAGAAATGTCatttacttaatacacattttaaaaataaaaaaaacctaaGCAATACCCACTAAACTACTCAAGCAGGATATCGAATCTCAAGTTGCTCGGCCCAGTTAATTGGCAATGTCTCCTTCATAGACATGTAGGCCAACCGATGAGCAACGTGGTTCTATGCATTACCCACCAAGGACCAGTTCAGATGAAGGGAGCGCAGGTGTGCAACACGAGCAGCTGACGCAGCAGTCAACAGCCTCGTACAATGATGCAGACTGGCTCTCCAAAATGAACGAACCACAAACAGCAGCATAGCAGAGAccatccagaatattctcagaAACATGAGAAACAACACGAACAGCTAAGCGGCCCCTGTCGGAATCTCTGGCCAGAATGCAGGCATCACACTTCCTGGTTAACGACCGCCAGGCACAATCAAAGTTAACCTTGACATGACCAAGAGGTGGCGCCACCCAGACTCTGAAAACAGGGggaacaaaaacatataaataacctccaaaaataaaaaaggtctccactaatattactatcggaaaaaagaaagaaagaaggaaatgaTGAAACAGATCTATGATCacaaattatttacaaaataaatgaataaaaaaaaaagctaaacaAAATAACCACATATCAACATTACAATGAAAGTGACTAAAGCAGAAATTTTCAGGAAATAAAAATTCTAAAGCTCCCCACtattattcaaaaaataaaaagatccccactaatattactatcggaaaaaaaaaaaaaaggaaatgatgaAACAGATCTATAATCacaaattatttacaaaataaatgaatgaaaaaaaagCTAAACAAAATAACCACATATCAACATTACAATGAAAGTGACTAAGGCTTAGTTTGGCATTGCTTTTGGAGCCTGCTTTTGGACCAAAAGCGCTTCTGGTGCAAACTGATGCTGTTTGGTAAACTCCAGAATGCTTTTAGGCAGAAGCGCTTCTGCGCGCAGCAGAAAATCAGAAGCTACTTTCAGTAGCTTTTGAAAATGGCTTTTGCGGAAGGCAACTTAAAAAACACGGAGCTATTAATGATTATTTTCTCCTCCTTCCTTCTCTATGGTCAGTTCATCATCAATCATCGTCATCATGAACTCTCAAAATCATTCAGCAAAGCAGACTCAGACCAATCCCCCATACCTCAAGAACTCATCACATCGAAtttgaaacccagaaaaaccgTCTCATAATTCTCAGAAAAACAATTAGTGTAAGCACAAATAACACACCAAATTCCACAAACACACACTCAATTTTTTTGCTCTGAAGATGGAGGCTTGTAGCTGAAACATCACTTCAAACACTCCGAGATACAATTAAGTTTTTCAAATCACCGAAGACCCATAATTTGAATCTCAAAAACAAAACTACCCATCTCAAAAATTGATAAAATCTTGCAAAATTCAGCTTTCAAAGGCACTCGCCACCATGCTCCTCACCATCTGCATGGCATAGACGCCGCCTAATTTCTTCTAATCAAAGGCTGCAACTGCGAACTGCTGCTCTCCCTCACTGTCAGCAACAGTGCATTTTCTGGGCAACTCAAATATCTCATCGCTGATTTGACCCAAGCATCCTATTCCATTGATGACTCCACTTTTGCATGCAATGTTTAGAACTACCAAATCCCAGAATGGCTAtaaaaaaaatcccaaaatcCCAAGATTTCTGGTTTCTGGgtaggaaaaagaatgaatgggAAGCTGGATGGATGATTGAATGATTTAAAGGAAAAGAcagatatgagagagagagagagagggagggagagaagaAATATCCTGTTGGTGCAAAAATTGTGAGGGAAGAAGCATAGAATGGATGATCTgatgacccttttttttttgtggattaGCTGGGGACCCAAAGGGCCCAAGGAACattggatttttgagatccGAAAATGTGTCATGTAGTTTATTccaaaaacaattttcaaaaacgagaaCGGCAAAAACGCGTTTGGTACTACCatatgaaaatacaaaaaaaatgaaaatgtatTCGGTTATAGTatttttaaaatctcaattttcaatatttagtGTATAACCTAACtttataatttaaataaaacCTACAGGATTCATGATTGCAAATTATGGCCAAGCTAAGCATTAGTATAACCCAGCTTCACATGCAATTTAAAGACCTTCATATAATAGACCAAACAAATGCAAATAAAAGCGAACGGCAAGGGAAAAAAAATCGTACAACACAAGTCAAATTATAAGAACAAAGAATAACCAAACTGAATGGAGATCAACACTGTCAATCGAtaaaccttaaaccctaaatcatATGTAGGTATTCCAAAACTTAAACCCTAAAACATATACTctcatatatttttttctagACAGCAAACAGATTTGAATACAAACTTATAGAGATTCTTATAAGAGCTTCGATTGATTACTTAAGAAATACATACCGTAGCAAGACGACGATAGTGTTAGCTCTTCTAGTTCAAATCATTCTCTGcatgtatataaaaaaaataaaaataaaacatcaCAAGTAATTGATATAAAAAGATTTTTGATGAAGACTACTGGTgatggaagaagagagcaaCGAGAGAAGATGgcgactagagatgagagagagacctgagaagaagagagcgacatgagaatatggaagagagcacgttctttttcttctttgttttggaaaatatatctccaTGTTTTttaaaatatgagaatgaaaaggtgaaaatgtctatttgtcgttttcctgttttacgagtaaaataaaaaatcattttgttgtaaatgataatgactattcatgcaataggtattacttaatgtatgcgattgacagactcgtaatgtatgcgattgacagactcgtaatgtatgcgattgacatacttgtaatgtgagattgattagtatagctattatgtattgccttttgtatacatgatgtaaccctatataaacctcatggtgagatgaatacaatacaattatccaattctctacaacacgttatcagcatgatactctaacccaagccctagtcagaaaaaaaaaccctaacacctgaaatttctttcaccaaaaccTGCTGCatgctcctagcccttgctagccatactgTGCGCTGCTCCTGCAACACTTGAGCACCCGTGTGACTCCTACTGCCCCTGAAGCATTGTCGCACGCTTGCTGCCCCTGCAACACAGCAGCACGCtggttcctgtgcagatcagcctgtttgcaAGCCTTGAAACATCTTTATCGGGATCTTAGATttaaaatccttccttcatcaaagttgttcgtctcttcCTCTTCTATATGACCTCAAAATTTtagccctattggagtcattTTGAGATCTGTataccattcgaagtgggagctgtttagaagaaaatctgctccgaatttcaacatgttttaaagattaaagttcctgctttcttatcttttaaattcctttattttctgcaggattttcaatatacgaaaatgggttcgattatttaataaagcggaattgtggggattcacgcttaacgaactaagagtgttcgtatgaactaagagtgttcataatgctcggactaagagcgtccgtaagcatcaaattgtgaccatattaaaacattattgtttggtctaatctaaaagagattcttggaaattgttttcttggtagcatagctcgaaaatcttattattttagttttcgtggaagtttagctccgaaactaatatattttctcttcttattttcaggatgtcgaatgaacctagacttgactttcccatgcttgactcaactggctcggattaccacagttgggtaaccgatgttcataaccacctcacttcaaagggaatattacctataatccaggcacctaaaccggatcgtgtgttcgtgcgaacacatacaaaacatgctcaagcagttatcttgatgcgacgccatatggacaaggcactcagattggagtatatgtcgatcaaggatgcaagagatctatgggtagcgctagaagagtgcTTTGACAATGTCCAaaattccctcctccctgacttgaaagttcaattgaACAATCtacgctttgctgatttcaagtctgttgctgaatataattcagaagctctttgcTTACAGTCCATGATGAGGTTTtttggacaacctgtcacagagcaagagctaattgagaaactctctccaccttccccatttcatccattgtggtatcaaagcaatatcgcactgaagtcaatgttggacggatcacgaggtttcatcagcttatcaatctcatatctgtagctgagaaacatgataacatatatactcgtgaggaattataattcaaggcccattagaact is a window from the Rosa chinensis cultivar Old Blush chromosome 2, RchiOBHm-V2, whole genome shotgun sequence genome containing:
- the LOC112190157 gene encoding protein disulfide isomerase-like 1-6, with the translated sequence MFRPKPTSRFILLALTLLLLVNFLASITASEPTTSESEDNELEELLALDDEVEQEEEEQGGAPNVRSSEAELLTKAQRIVLELNHDNTKRVIDKNEFVLVLGYAPWCARSAELMPQFAEAATSLSELGSPLVMAKLDAERYPKTASLLEIKGFPTLLLFVNGTSQVYTGGFSAEEIVIWARKKTGEPVIRISSVPAAEEFLKKHHMFVVGLFEKFEGSNYEEFVKAATADNAIQFVEVTDIGVANVLFPNVKPANLFLGIVKSEAERYTAYEGTFEMEQILKFLDYNKFPLVNKLTESNSATVYSSPLKLQVIVFAEEDEFKKLLEPLQDIARQFKSEIMFIYIDITDENLAKPYLTLFGLEEAESTVVAAFDVRVNSKYLLESNPTPSNIEEFCSGLLHGTLSPYFKSQAIPNNANETVHVAVGKTFDDLVLNNHKNVLLEVFTPWCVTCETTSKRVEKLAKHFKNLDSLFFAKIDASANEHPKLKVDDYPTLLFYAANNKENPIKLSTKTSLKDLATSINKHVKAKDEVAKDEL